The following are encoded in a window of Streptomyces sp. SAT1 genomic DNA:
- a CDS encoding globin, with product MNEIRRGTLQEQTFYEQVGGEETFRRLVHRFYEGVAGDPELRAMYPEEDLGPAEERLRLFLMQYWGGPTTYGERRGHPRLRMRHVPFTVDRAAHDAWLRHMRTAVDELGLSEEHERTLWNYLTYAAASMINTPG from the coding sequence GTGAATGAGATTCGGCGCGGCACGCTTCAGGAGCAGACCTTCTACGAGCAGGTCGGTGGGGAGGAGACCTTCCGCCGGCTCGTGCACCGTTTCTACGAGGGGGTCGCGGGCGACCCCGAACTGCGGGCGATGTACCCGGAGGAGGACCTCGGTCCGGCGGAGGAGCGGCTGCGGCTGTTCCTGATGCAGTACTGGGGCGGCCCGACGACGTACGGCGAGCGGCGCGGCCATCCGCGGCTGCGGATGCGGCACGTGCCCTTCACGGTGGACCGCGCGGCGCACGACGCCTGGCTGCGGCACATGCGGACCGCTGTGGACGAGCTGGGCCTGTCCGAGGAGCACGAGCGGACGCTGTGGAACTACCTGACGTACGCGGCCGCCTCCATGATCAACACCCCGGGCTGA
- a CDS encoding ABC transporter permease: protein MAGFTGFILSRARAHRLLLAAAVLSVLLTTAVLATLTAYSGAIGDAALRHSLRDPRNAAGTTLVVKADVPPAQRAAADAAVRKQVRTAFDGLPVSVHALARSGPYSLPRTLQPAAQRSGDPDLTYFAALEPAQVRLVSGSLPRATATGELQAALPQAAAQRLGLKPGARLTLGDRLREREVQVRITGLYRPVRADAPYWQLDDLGGRGVRKVDFTTYGPLLADAGLLAGDRVSAGQTAWQAAADFGTLTTGRTGALRDAVGAGAAALKKTTALGATPTVTTTLPDVLDRIDRSLLVARSTLLIAALQLALLAGYALLLVARLLSSERAGESRLLRARGGSRARLAGLAATEALLLAVPAVVCAPLLAGPLTRLLAGQGALARIGLHPDVPVTGGPGVWLVAAAVALGCALAVTLPALTSSLAPGRRARALPAPLRSGADVGLLAVAGVAYWQLNQQSSGAVGGDSAGGLGIDPLLVTAPALALLAGTVLTLRLLPPVARLAERRAAGGRGLPTALAGWQFSRRPTRGAGPVLLLVLAIALGMLAIGQNASWDRSQDDQADFLAGAPVRVMGAGEGGLGRTEQYAAVPHVRSAAPAVRSSLPLSGDRTATALALDTTTASGAVLMRPDLAPQPVTPMLAQLAPKGAAAGVPVPQGTTRLRLTTAVRGTPAERPAPSVDLAVTVEDRYGVPYRTSLPALPADGRARPLDLRLPPGAGPLTLTGLDLTVTQPVDRAAEHRLTVSRIETVGDGGTTRALTLPTTWTAVSSGGDQDSFPDHRNAPAAAKVTSARPLTVTYGTGYVPRENSYDLDTVSVRLQVGRPARTEIAAVATDRFLASAGARTGQRMDVTFAGRNLPVRIVRAVHELPTTSGAGQSAAPDAAHDGGGILMDLRSVNRLLQSGYGESAEPTEWWLSTDPAHTGDVAAALRALPDVDPAQVVVRAEIADRLRDDPFGAGPAAAFTAAAVVAAALAALGFAVSAAGALRERDAEFAVLRALGAPRRQLARMLAAEQGVLVALALVVGVALGTVLTRAVIPLIVLTGQAAKPVPSVLVQLPPGQVALLLAGVAAAPLVVTAVMTLRRADPAVSLRDRGGE, encoded by the coding sequence GTGGCGGGGTTCACGGGATTCATCCTGTCGCGGGCGCGCGCCCACCGGCTGCTCCTGGCCGCCGCGGTGCTCTCGGTCCTGCTGACGACGGCCGTGCTGGCCACGCTCACCGCCTACTCCGGCGCGATCGGCGACGCCGCGCTGCGCCACTCGCTGCGGGACCCGCGCAACGCGGCCGGCACGACCCTGGTCGTCAAGGCCGACGTACCGCCCGCGCAGCGCGCCGCTGCCGACGCGGCCGTACGGAAGCAGGTCCGCACCGCATTCGACGGCCTGCCGGTGAGCGTGCACGCGCTGGCCCGCTCCGGCCCCTACTCCCTGCCGCGCACGCTCCAGCCGGCCGCGCAGCGCTCCGGCGACCCGGACCTGACGTACTTCGCCGCCCTGGAACCGGCCCAGGTGCGGCTGGTCTCCGGCAGCCTCCCGCGCGCCACCGCGACGGGCGAGCTCCAGGCCGCGCTGCCGCAGGCGGCGGCGCAGCGCCTGGGCCTGAAGCCCGGCGCCCGGCTGACCCTCGGCGACCGTCTGCGCGAGCGCGAGGTCCAGGTGCGGATCACCGGCCTGTACCGGCCCGTGCGGGCCGACGCGCCGTACTGGCAGCTGGACGACCTGGGCGGACGCGGTGTCCGCAAGGTCGACTTCACGACGTACGGGCCGCTGCTGGCCGACGCCGGGCTGCTCGCCGGGGACCGGGTGAGCGCCGGACAGACCGCCTGGCAGGCCGCCGCGGACTTCGGCACCCTGACCACCGGCCGGACCGGCGCGCTGCGCGACGCGGTCGGCGCGGGCGCGGCCGCCCTGAAGAAGACGACCGCCCTGGGCGCCACCCCGACCGTCACCACCACGCTGCCCGACGTCCTCGACCGGATCGACCGCTCCCTGCTGGTGGCCCGCTCGACCCTGCTGATCGCCGCGCTCCAGCTCGCGCTGCTCGCCGGATACGCGCTGCTGCTGGTGGCCCGGCTGCTGAGCAGCGAACGCGCCGGTGAGAGCCGGCTGCTGCGGGCCCGCGGCGGCTCCCGGGCCCGGCTGGCGGGCCTGGCCGCCACGGAGGCGCTGCTGCTGGCCGTGCCGGCCGTGGTGTGCGCGCCGCTGCTCGCCGGGCCGCTGACCCGGCTGCTGGCCGGGCAGGGCGCCCTGGCCCGGATCGGGCTGCATCCGGACGTCCCGGTGACCGGCGGCCCCGGGGTGTGGCTGGTCGCCGCCGCGGTGGCGCTGGGCTGCGCGCTCGCGGTGACGCTGCCCGCCCTGACCTCCTCCCTCGCGCCCGGCCGCCGCGCCCGCGCGCTGCCCGCGCCGCTGCGGTCGGGCGCCGACGTCGGCCTGCTGGCGGTGGCCGGTGTCGCCTACTGGCAGCTGAACCAGCAGTCCTCCGGCGCGGTCGGCGGCGACAGCGCCGGCGGGCTCGGCATCGACCCGCTGCTGGTCACCGCGCCCGCGCTCGCCCTGCTGGCCGGCACGGTGCTGACCCTGCGGCTGCTGCCGCCGGTGGCGCGGCTGGCCGAGCGGCGGGCGGCCGGCGGCCGCGGACTGCCGACCGCGCTGGCCGGCTGGCAGTTCAGCCGCCGCCCCACCCGCGGCGCCGGACCGGTGCTGCTGCTGGTGCTGGCCATCGCGCTGGGCATGCTGGCGATCGGCCAGAACGCCTCCTGGGACCGCTCGCAGGACGACCAGGCCGACTTCCTCGCCGGTGCGCCGGTGCGGGTGATGGGCGCGGGCGAGGGCGGCCTCGGCCGCACCGAGCAGTACGCGGCCGTCCCGCACGTGCGGTCCGCCGCCCCCGCCGTCCGCTCCTCGCTGCCGCTGTCCGGCGACCGGACGGCGACCGCCCTCGCCCTGGACACCACCACCGCCTCCGGCGCGGTGCTGATGCGCCCCGACCTGGCGCCGCAGCCGGTGACGCCGATGCTCGCGCAGCTGGCCCCCAAGGGCGCGGCGGCGGGCGTGCCGGTGCCGCAGGGCACCACCCGGCTGCGCCTGACGACGGCCGTGCGCGGCACCCCGGCCGAGCGTCCGGCGCCCTCGGTCGACCTGGCGGTCACCGTCGAGGACCGGTACGGCGTCCCCTACCGCACGTCCCTGCCCGCGCTGCCCGCCGACGGCCGCGCCCGCCCCCTCGACCTGCGCCTGCCGCCCGGCGCGGGCCCGCTGACGCTGACCGGCCTGGACCTGACCGTGACCCAGCCGGTCGACCGGGCCGCCGAGCACCGTCTGACCGTGTCCCGGATCGAGACCGTCGGCGACGGCGGCACGACACGGGCGCTGACCCTGCCGACGACCTGGACGGCGGTCTCCTCCGGCGGCGACCAGGACTCCTTCCCCGACCACAGGAACGCCCCGGCCGCCGCGAAGGTGACCTCGGCCCGGCCGCTGACGGTCACCTACGGCACCGGATACGTGCCGCGCGAGAACAGCTACGACCTGGACACGGTGAGCGTCCGGCTCCAGGTCGGGCGGCCCGCACGGACGGAGATCGCGGCGGTGGCCACCGACCGCTTCCTGGCCTCCGCGGGCGCCCGCACCGGACAGCGCATGGACGTCACGTTCGCCGGCCGCAACCTGCCGGTGCGGATCGTCCGCGCGGTGCACGAGCTGCCGACCACGTCCGGAGCGGGCCAGAGCGCCGCCCCGGACGCGGCCCACGACGGCGGAGGCATCCTGATGGACCTGCGGTCGGTGAACCGGCTGCTCCAGAGCGGCTACGGCGAGAGCGCCGAGCCCACCGAGTGGTGGCTGAGCACCGACCCCGCGCACACCGGCGACGTCGCCGCCGCCCTGCGCGCCCTGCCCGACGTCGACCCGGCGCAGGTCGTGGTGCGCGCCGAGATCGCCGACCGGCTGCGCGACGACCCGTTCGGCGCCGGACCGGCCGCCGCGTTCACGGCCGCGGCGGTGGTCGCGGCGGCGCTGGCCGCGCTCGGCTTCGCGGTGAGCGCGGCCGGGGCGCTGCGCGAACGGGACGCCGAGTTCGCGGTGCTGCGCGCCCTGGGCGCCCCGCGCCGCCAGCTCGCCCGGATGCTCGCCGCCGAACAGGGCGTGCTGGTGGCCCTCGCGCTGGTGGTCGGCGTGGCCCTGGGCACGGTCCTGACCCGGGCCGTGATCCCGCTGATCGTCCTGACCGGGCAGGCCGCGAAACCGGTGCCGTCGGTGCTGGTCCAGCTGCCGCCCGGCCAGGTGGCGCTGCTGCTCGCCGGTGTCGCCGCCGCACCGCTCGTCGTCACGGCGGTCATGACCCTGCGCCGGGCCGACCCGGCGGTGTCCCTTCGAGACCGCGGAGGTGAGTGA
- a CDS encoding FtsX-like permease family protein — protein MNTRTVAPAWVRVRLRTAPGAAAALALLVALTACLAAAFPRALDRYEDAGLTRAVDQATPKRTVLTVTAPQPGLQLPAEERYQALLPPALGRQFARVTGAVPAPLSVDAGQSAYGVQNTADLSVPDPWIPRPNGIPAQIRLAAQNGLAAHSTVRDGRLPRADGEVTAETAEVEAAVTAETAESLHVKVGSVVHVPAVSRPPLAVRVTGIVTPREPNGSYWSAQTLLRTPALVRVPGGTDPLYYWLGALLLPPEAAPALLGTNGQPVRYWQIAPDAGALHAYDLDRLKSAVATLEAGPGLGQIRAATDPAAQADTDLDDILTAYRRLTSGVGPLVAVAAFGGATVALVVLLMAGGLAADRRRSELALLRARGASLRGLTGRLLTETAVVAVPAGAVGLGAALLAVDEGRRLPAVAAAVAVTAVACAALPLRAALAHRVVRVHAPREDTMSVRPSRGRTVAELTLLVIAVGAVIALRRRGVSGSSDGSGDQLVSLAPVLIGVIAALVLVRLYPLPLRLLMRPAARLRGAVGHLSLARAGRTSVSAVLPLLALLTALTTAAFGGSVLAGVADARDHAALIAVGADARVEGTGVLPAALPDRVRHAPGVRAVTEAAVNYQAKAGTGFTQVTLAGVVPADYAALSGRMGLGAFSQDTLRRPSGGGTPLPALASPSVARTYGTQPFPVRLDDGSDVTVRIALVRERTPAVIGTNFLVVDRSGLTRQAARTSTLLLTGDHLDAGALRRAAGASVGVELRSAERARFVDSPLQSGAERIYTAAVAAGTGYAVLALLLALLRSAQERGAMLARLRTMGLTRAQGRRLLVLESLPQAVLAAAGGALTGWATIRLLSPGIDLTTIALPTSVGATGASALRTDPLSLAVPAVAVLLLAVAVAAVQAWWTGRKSSVRELRAGEAR, from the coding sequence GTGAACACCCGCACCGTCGCTCCCGCCTGGGTCCGGGTACGGCTGCGCACCGCGCCCGGTGCCGCCGCGGCCCTGGCCCTGCTCGTCGCGCTGACGGCCTGTCTGGCCGCCGCGTTCCCGCGCGCCCTGGACCGCTACGAGGACGCGGGCCTGACCCGCGCCGTCGACCAGGCGACCCCGAAACGCACCGTCCTGACGGTGACGGCGCCGCAGCCCGGCCTCCAGCTGCCCGCCGAGGAGCGCTACCAGGCGCTGCTGCCCCCGGCGCTCGGCCGCCAGTTCGCCCGGGTCACCGGCGCCGTACCGGCCCCGCTGAGCGTCGACGCCGGCCAGTCCGCGTACGGGGTGCAGAACACCGCCGACCTCAGCGTCCCGGACCCGTGGATCCCGCGGCCCAACGGCATCCCCGCGCAGATCCGGCTCGCCGCGCAGAACGGCCTGGCCGCCCACTCCACCGTGCGCGACGGCCGGCTGCCCCGGGCCGACGGCGAGGTGACCGCCGAGACCGCCGAGGTGGAGGCCGCCGTCACCGCCGAGACGGCCGAGAGCCTGCATGTGAAGGTGGGTTCGGTCGTCCACGTGCCCGCCGTGTCCCGGCCGCCGCTGGCCGTCCGCGTCACCGGCATCGTCACGCCCCGCGAACCGAACGGCTCCTACTGGTCGGCCCAGACGCTGCTGCGCACACCCGCCCTGGTGCGGGTCCCCGGCGGCACCGACCCCCTGTACTACTGGCTGGGCGCCCTGCTGCTCCCGCCGGAGGCGGCCCCCGCCCTGCTGGGCACCAACGGCCAGCCGGTCCGCTACTGGCAGATCGCCCCCGACGCCGGCGCCCTGCACGCCTACGACCTGGACCGGCTGAAGTCGGCGGTCGCCACCCTGGAGGCCGGACCGGGCCTCGGGCAGATCCGCGCGGCCACCGACCCGGCAGCGCAGGCGGACACCGACCTCGACGACATCCTCACCGCCTACCGGCGGCTGACCTCCGGCGTCGGCCCGCTGGTCGCGGTCGCCGCGTTCGGCGGTGCCACGGTCGCCCTCGTCGTCCTGCTGATGGCCGGGGGCCTGGCCGCCGACCGCCGCCGCTCCGAACTGGCCCTGCTGCGCGCCCGCGGCGCCTCGCTGCGCGGGCTCACCGGCCGGCTGCTGACGGAGACCGCGGTGGTCGCGGTGCCCGCCGGGGCCGTCGGCCTGGGCGCGGCCCTGCTCGCCGTGGACGAGGGCCGCCGCCTCCCGGCCGTCGCCGCCGCCGTCGCGGTCACGGCCGTCGCCTGCGCCGCGCTGCCGCTGCGCGCGGCGCTGGCCCACCGGGTGGTCCGCGTCCACGCCCCGCGCGAGGACACCATGTCGGTACGCCCCTCCAGGGGCCGTACGGTCGCCGAACTGACGCTGCTGGTCATCGCCGTGGGAGCGGTCATCGCGCTGCGCCGTCGCGGGGTGTCCGGCTCCTCGGACGGCTCGGGCGACCAGCTGGTTTCGCTGGCCCCGGTGCTGATCGGCGTGATCGCCGCGCTGGTGCTGGTGCGGCTCTACCCGCTGCCGCTGCGCCTGCTGATGCGCCCGGCCGCGCGGCTGCGCGGAGCCGTCGGCCATCTGTCGCTGGCCCGCGCGGGCCGTACGTCCGTCTCGGCCGTACTGCCGCTGCTGGCCCTGCTGACCGCGCTCACCACGGCCGCCTTCGGCGGTTCCGTGCTGGCCGGGGTGGCGGACGCCCGTGACCACGCCGCGCTCATCGCGGTCGGCGCCGACGCCCGCGTCGAGGGCACCGGGGTGCTGCCCGCCGCCCTGCCCGACCGCGTCCGCCACGCCCCCGGCGTCCGCGCGGTCACCGAGGCCGCCGTCAACTACCAGGCCAAGGCGGGCACCGGGTTCACCCAGGTGACCCTGGCCGGTGTGGTCCCCGCCGACTACGCGGCCCTGTCCGGCCGTATGGGGCTCGGCGCCTTCTCCCAGGACACGCTGCGGCGGCCGTCCGGCGGCGGGACCCCGCTGCCCGCGCTGGCCTCCCCCTCGGTCGCCCGGACCTACGGCACCCAGCCCTTCCCGGTGCGGCTGGACGACGGCAGCGACGTCACCGTGCGCATCGCCCTGGTCCGGGAGCGGACACCGGCCGTGATCGGCACCAACTTCCTGGTCGTGGACCGCTCCGGCCTCACCCGGCAGGCAGCCCGCACCAGCACTCTGCTGCTGACCGGCGACCACCTCGACGCGGGCGCGCTGCGCCGGGCGGCGGGGGCGTCCGTGGGCGTGGAGCTGCGCTCCGCCGAGCGGGCCCGGTTCGTCGACTCGCCGCTCCAGTCCGGCGCCGAGCGCATCTACACGGCGGCGGTCGCGGCCGGCACCGGCTACGCGGTGCTCGCCCTGCTCCTCGCCCTGCTGCGCTCCGCGCAGGAGCGCGGCGCGATGCTCGCCCGGCTGCGCACCATGGGTCTCACCCGCGCCCAGGGGCGCCGCCTGCTGGTGCTGGAGTCGCTGCCGCAGGCGGTGCTCGCCGCGGCCGGCGGCGCGCTGACCGGCTGGGCGACGATCCGGCTGCTCTCCCCCGGTATCGACCTGACCACGATCGCGCTGCCGACAAGCGTCGGCGCCACCGGCGCGAGCGCGCTGCGCACCGACCCGCTGTCCCTGGCCGTACCCGCCGTCGCGGTCCTGCTGCTGGCGGTGGCGGTCGCCGCCGTGCAGGCCTGGTGGACGGGGCGCAAGAGCTCCGTACGGGAGCTGCGGGCGGGGGAAGCGCGATGA
- a CDS encoding ABC transporter ATP-binding protein — MTTNPTLADLARRATEDRTRPAYGHDALITCDRLVRIFSADGVEVQALQGLDLLVRKGELMALVGASGSGKSTLMNILAGLDTPTAGAARVGDHDLLAMTAKDRLRYRREVVGFVWQQTSRNLLPYLTAAQNVALPMQLAGARGLARRAKAERALELLELLEVGDCRDRRPHQMSGGQQQRVAIAVALANNPSVLLADEPTGELDSHTGEQVFAAFRTANERLGTTIVIVTHDQAVATEVRRTVAIRDGRTSTEVLRRSEVDAATGDERVVSREYAMLDRAGRLQLPADYTQTLGMRDRVALELEEDHIAVWPDDSDSERA, encoded by the coding sequence ATGACGACGAACCCCACCCTCGCCGACCTGGCCCGGCGCGCCACCGAGGACCGCACCCGGCCCGCCTACGGCCATGACGCGCTGATCACCTGCGACCGGCTGGTCCGCATCTTCTCCGCCGACGGCGTGGAGGTGCAGGCCCTCCAGGGCCTCGACCTGCTGGTGCGCAAGGGCGAGCTGATGGCGCTCGTCGGCGCGTCCGGCAGCGGCAAGTCCACCCTCATGAACATCCTCGCCGGTCTGGACACGCCCACCGCGGGCGCGGCCCGGGTCGGTGACCACGACCTCCTCGCCATGACGGCCAAGGACCGGCTGCGCTACCGCCGCGAGGTCGTCGGCTTCGTCTGGCAGCAGACCTCCCGCAACCTGCTGCCGTACCTGACCGCCGCGCAGAACGTCGCCCTGCCCATGCAGCTGGCCGGCGCCCGCGGCCTGGCTCGCCGCGCCAAGGCCGAACGCGCGCTGGAACTGCTGGAGCTGCTGGAGGTCGGCGACTGCCGCGACCGGCGCCCGCACCAGATGTCCGGCGGCCAGCAGCAGCGGGTCGCCATCGCGGTGGCCCTCGCCAACAACCCCTCGGTGCTGCTCGCCGACGAGCCCACCGGCGAACTCGACTCGCACACCGGCGAGCAGGTCTTCGCCGCCTTCCGCACCGCCAACGAACGCCTGGGCACCACGATCGTCATCGTCACCCACGACCAGGCGGTGGCCACCGAGGTCCGCCGCACGGTCGCCATCCGCGACGGCCGCACCTCCACGGAGGTGCTGCGCCGCAGCGAGGTGGACGCCGCCACCGGCGACGAGCGGGTGGTCAGCCGCGAGTACGCCATGCTGGACCGGGCCGGCCGGCTCCAGCTGCCCGCCGACTACACCCAGACCCTCGGCATGCGCGACCGCGTCGCGCTGGAACTGGAGGAGGACCACATCGCGGTGTGGCCCGACGACAGCGACAGCGAACGGGCCTGA
- a CDS encoding acyl-CoA thioesterase — translation MRHTYRCPLRWADMDAYGHVNNVVFLRYLEEARIDFLFRPDKDFQQGSVVARHEIDYKRQLVHRHEPVDIELWVAEIRAASFTLGYEVKDGDRIYVRASTVIVPFDFEAQRPRRLTAEEREFLGEYRDETAEEEAVAA, via the coding sequence ATGCGCCACACATACCGCTGCCCGCTGCGCTGGGCGGACATGGACGCCTACGGCCACGTCAACAACGTGGTGTTCCTCCGCTACCTGGAGGAGGCGCGCATCGATTTCCTGTTCCGCCCGGACAAGGATTTCCAGCAGGGGTCCGTGGTGGCGCGTCATGAGATCGACTACAAGCGGCAGCTCGTCCACCGGCACGAGCCGGTGGACATCGAGCTGTGGGTGGCCGAGATCCGGGCGGCGTCCTTCACCCTCGGCTACGAGGTCAAGGACGGCGACCGGATCTACGTCCGGGCGTCGACGGTGATCGTGCCGTTCGACTTCGAGGCGCAGCGCCCGCGCCGGCTCACCGCCGAGGAGCGCGAGTTCCTCGGGGAGTACCGGGACGAGACGGCCGAGGAGGAGGCCGTCGCCGCATGA
- the ettA gene encoding energy-dependent translational throttle protein EttA codes for MAEFIYTMRKARKAHGDKVILDDVTLNFLPGAKIGVVGPNGAGKSTVLKIMAGLEQPSNGDAYLSPGYTVGILLQEPPLNEDKTVLENVQEGVAEVKGKLDRFNEIAEQMATDYSDALLEEMGKLQEELDHANAWDLDAQLEQAMDALGCPPGDWPVANLSGGEKRRVALCKLLLEAPDLLLLDEPTNHLDAESVNWLEQHLAKYEGTVVAVTHDRYFLDNVAGWICEVDRGRLHGYEGNYSKYLETKATRLRVEGQKDAKRQKRLKEELEWVRSNAKGRQAKSKARLARYEEMAAEADKMRKLDFEEIQIPPGPRLGSVVVEVDKLNKAFGDKVLIENLSFTLPRNGIVGVIGPNGAGKTTLFKMIQGLEEPDSGSIKVGETVKISYVDQSREHIDPKKTLWAVVSDELDYINVGQVEMPSRAYVSAFGFKGPDQQKPAGVLSGGERNRLNLALTLKQGGNLLLLDEPTNDLDVETLGSLENALLEFPGCAVVVSHDRWFLDRVATHILAYEGDSKWFWFEGNFESYEKNKIERLGPDAARPHRATHKKLTRG; via the coding sequence TTGGCTGAGTTCATTTACACCATGCGCAAGGCGCGCAAGGCGCACGGCGACAAGGTGATCCTCGACGACGTCACCCTGAATTTCCTTCCGGGTGCCAAGATCGGCGTCGTCGGCCCGAACGGTGCCGGTAAGTCGACCGTGCTGAAGATCATGGCGGGGCTCGAGCAGCCCTCCAACGGTGACGCGTACCTGTCGCCCGGTTACACCGTCGGCATCCTGCTCCAGGAGCCGCCTCTGAACGAGGACAAGACGGTCCTGGAGAACGTCCAGGAGGGCGTCGCCGAGGTCAAGGGCAAGCTCGACCGGTTCAACGAGATCGCCGAGCAGATGGCGACCGACTACTCGGACGCGCTGCTGGAGGAGATGGGCAAGCTCCAGGAGGAGCTGGACCACGCCAATGCCTGGGACCTCGACGCCCAGCTGGAGCAGGCCATGGACGCGCTGGGCTGCCCGCCCGGCGACTGGCCGGTGGCCAACCTCTCCGGTGGCGAGAAGCGCCGCGTCGCGCTGTGCAAGCTGCTGCTGGAGGCGCCCGACCTGCTGCTCCTGGACGAGCCCACCAACCACCTCGACGCCGAGTCGGTGAACTGGCTGGAGCAGCACCTCGCCAAGTACGAGGGCACCGTCGTCGCCGTCACCCACGACCGGTACTTCCTGGACAACGTCGCCGGGTGGATCTGCGAGGTCGACCGCGGCCGGCTGCACGGCTACGAGGGCAACTACTCCAAGTACCTGGAGACCAAGGCCACCCGGCTGCGGGTCGAGGGGCAGAAGGACGCCAAGCGGCAGAAGCGCCTCAAGGAAGAGCTGGAGTGGGTGCGGTCGAACGCCAAGGGGCGCCAGGCCAAGTCCAAGGCGCGGCTGGCCCGCTACGAGGAGATGGCGGCCGAGGCGGACAAGATGCGCAAGCTGGACTTCGAGGAGATCCAGATCCCGCCGGGCCCCCGCCTGGGCAGCGTGGTCGTCGAGGTCGACAAGCTGAACAAGGCCTTCGGCGACAAGGTCCTCATCGAGAATCTCAGCTTCACCCTCCCGCGCAACGGCATCGTCGGTGTCATCGGCCCGAACGGCGCCGGCAAGACCACCCTGTTCAAGATGATCCAGGGCCTGGAGGAGCCGGACTCCGGCAGCATCAAGGTCGGCGAGACCGTCAAGATCTCCTACGTCGACCAGAGCCGCGAGCACATCGACCCCAAGAAGACGCTGTGGGCCGTCGTCTCCGACGAGCTGGACTACATCAACGTCGGCCAGGTCGAGATGCCCTCCCGGGCGTACGTCTCCGCCTTCGGCTTCAAGGGCCCGGACCAGCAGAAGCCGGCCGGTGTGCTCTCCGGCGGTGAGCGCAACCGCCTCAACCTCGCGCTCACCCTCAAGCAGGGCGGCAACCTGCTGCTCCTGGACGAGCCGACCAACGACCTGGACGTCGAGACCCTCGGCAGCCTGGAGAACGCGCTGCTGGAGTTCCCCGGCTGCGCCGTGGTCGTCTCCCACGACCGCTGGTTCCTGGACCGGGTGGCCACGCACATCCTCGCCTACGAGGGCGACTCCAAGTGGTTCTGGTTCGAGGGCAACTTCGAGTCGTACGAGAAGAACAAGATCGAGCGGCTCGGCCCGGACGCCGCCCGGCCGCACCGCGCCACCCACAAGAAGCTGACCCGGGGCTGA